In the genome of Cydia strobilella chromosome Z, ilCydStro3.1, whole genome shotgun sequence, one region contains:
- the LOC134754769 gene encoding protein PRRC2C-like isoform X3 gives MSALSTPGGGGTSAQSKPTSGKQKYQKLDINSLYCTNKNESSEPSSVKSQLSRKHGMQSLGKVPSARRPPANLPSLKTETGQDPNTNTVSTAATTAPAPATCTTQTMSVAPPSGAAAGAPGGWVPLPPPSAPYSRTEFPSLEAAAQPSHRSAEHAAPQPQLRPQTEGSWTCGGTAGVRPEGASPAPAAPAPSAAAQPPHYRAILPSFLDCTNSPLSPQLIKGSSGSGLGLGSLGALRDSRGGGGGGAPRPAPRPPATPRAVEVLTARPILREEQISSLDDISRDAGWAQHDDIDYDQKLDFSDGESSMPSASKGIHKINHNRAAVDMDRVGDSKIQEVGDEEQLWAERRQKQSNEIAQAVARARQRKAEEQRRQMSDSGAPPPTAKDSRDREPDTRDKERTDNRDRERADNRDRVDNRDKVNNEIRDTRDKERVDNRDRDRMDNRERFDNRDRDRDRMDTRDRGENRDNRGRMDNRERQDGEKERADNRDRDRNDNRERTDRDRFDRERERTDNRDRERGDRDRGDRDRGDRDRGDRERDRDRDFRDRDYGRQHDQNNPAFSKTFQQNIPPRFLKQQQNRQQDEQHKGWAFSGKQAPRRQEPPSYNAPRHAPHNGRRSYSRDYSDREDEFRRDSKEGSGQHWRSEMQDYEKVGRELDRSNSKESYKDYGDHKERRSESDRKSVERSTEQISKPSAADKLSEVFERKSIGITEAFSSDSSSNAPTTDVRNSPASNSQRESSERDFGNTSWAEASQEDHANFSSKSPTEKIVHSSENEQKPKDPVLKDEEPKRQSLPPSAGPPLQQTAAPTNMTPFAAQGQNKNHGIAVQNFSHNQPSQANSFTNQPTQPVTSLSHSQSFTDAQVSKTSNLSISKSLLEPLTNPHLQNPPTSDPMAMNVKPIFTPQKSEKELSESESICSKSSTDPAAPTVPKPNEAHSVESLHSGSESQKRNVDDKRHERFTEAFNKIPNKEPIERKSSGSGSEKKGRGGYGGGVGCGVYRGWGQRESRGRRSHRSSHSNNRASESDGSTDGAPNAERKERRRAPRSPRGMKKPDRIDDPNRPLLVDQPPPMDNMENREPFAPRGQPSRRGRGGFQGTTRPPAPAKRVTGYGPPNTKSPFSQANRAVKDMDEVKDNAPLDDKGKPGNKPRTGSSLGRGRDRRPKGTGPGPLSGEDENWETTSEHSEGGGSSGRRRSVGGRMSSQSLKGQGRNQASGNRQNNGGRNSQPGKKDALVDNKTVDITEAMTDLNITVVKKEDEVADDGFQEVRNKKNSKDTRGPTVKEETQNIAKQPRSHSNQGGGRNRSTTRNTNDKSNARGSAPVSGKTGPQYDRTRQANLAPRFVKQRQKQQMGLVTAFGPDTGAAPPPPAVNAWDKPISQTLRGNVEEPSEPIENKSGPPSQRSTPGDAPAENKPAPVGPAIAPSLATDNAGAGVLDGTTPPVETIIFENTNYKTAPPAEALKQKYQPSANTAKPQGEEMPTEVDARALTFNGDVRPPPRSIQELISDRPVTDGESTLGLPMSFDTTQKAEDSSDMKLDFAFDSDLGQLTEDKSAKSALGLPRGTHMSTSNTISPLAADLNLKIASVKKVWEMSAVAEGSEELQFAGFEEGNTETGAPPNVCKVKPTQQLQSPPPQHYNHMGYQGGYGGLSVPSPPAVLFNSSQQLLGSSQQMPQQGGLYGAFLDQSRGQFGGFPGTPYGAGSAAPYNYQPPPDMFQSLPNQYRMAAAAGGGAAFGQSGQLGNSPSTVLISSTSNSLMSASVKPSTQQIGAIGSKGGGVGGVGGVGGVNTYQQQYLGYSGPVGDASYSLQGLMPRPAPPASSYYSPYQPPAAPAPTYPLQFTQPAQSGAFSSQFLSNQLQVAAAVQQMQQQFRAPLQQQFAPPPAAAQPRPPPQQLKSPLHEHANGFAPLCEPASPTPQGKQPKPNVQKPPHSPPHHKYHAPPPHPPPAHTPHQHHPQHPQHPQHQQHQQHPQHPQHQQHPQHQQHQQHQQQMGGGNNGRCGGGMPRGGLAAPRYPAPIQRPHAPAMPLYRAPPAPARPHHAPPRHNLYYHHHQRSQYPLQQLPYICTLKSTHGGGVMERPSEGGEPAAAPEEAEAPPVEAQPAEVKAE, from the exons ATGTCTGCACTCTCGACGCCGGGCGGCGGAGGCACTTCGGCGCAGAGCAAGCCGACGTCCGGCAAGCAAAAGTATCAAAAGTTGGACATCAATAGCTTGTACTGTACCAACAAA AACGAGAGCTCTGAACCGTCATCTGTGAAATCTCAACTAAGCCGTAAACATGGAATGCAAAGTCTCGGAAAAGTACCCTCAGCCCGGCGTCCACCTGCCAACTTGCCTTCTTTGAAAACTGAAACTGGACAAGATCCCAATACTAA CACTGTCTCGACTGCTGCCACTACTGCCCCTGCACCAGCAACATGCACTACTCAGACTATG AGTGTCGCGCCGCCCAGCGGTGCGGCTGCGGGCGCCCCTGGCGGCTGGGTgccgctgccgccgccctcGGCGCCGTACTCGCGCACAGAGTTCCCCTCGCTCGAGGCTGCTGCTCAGCCCTCGCACCGCTCCGCAGAACACGCGGCACCGCAGCCGCAACTCAGACCACAAA CGGAAGGCAGCTGGACGTGCGGTGGCACCGCCGGCGTGAGGCCCGAGGGCGCgtcgcccgcgcccgccgccccTGCGCCCAGCGCGGCCGCACAGCCGCCCCACTACCGTGCCATTCTGCCCTCATTT TTGGATTGTACAAATTCTCCATTATCGCCGCAGCTGATAAAAGGTAGCAGCGGCAGCGGGCTAGGGTTGGGGTCTCTGGGCGCGCTCCGCGAcagccgcggcggcggcggcggcggcgcgccgcggcCCGCCCCTCGCCCGCCCGCCACGCCCCGCGCCGTCGAGGTGCTCACTGCGCGTCCCATCCTGCGCGAGGAGCAGATATCCTCGCTCGACGACATCTCGCGCGACGCCGGATGGGCGCAACATGATGACATTGATTATGA TCAAAAATTGGACTTTTCTGACGGAGAATCCTCGATGCCTTCCGCGAGTAAGGGGATTCACAAAATCAATCACAACAGAGCAGCTGTTGACATGGATCGGGTGGGAGATTCGAAAATACAGGAAGTGGGTGACGAGGAACAATTGTGGGCGGAGCGGCGACAGAAGCAAAGCAACGAGATCGCTCAGGCAGTAGCGCGGGCGCGTCAGCGCAAGGCCGAGGAGCAGCGGCGGCAGATGTCCGACTcgggcgcgccgccgccgaccgccAAGGACAGCAGGGACCGCGAGCCCGACACTAGGGACAAAGAAAGGACTGATAACCGAGACAGGGAGCGGGCCGACAACAGGGACCGCGTAGACAATAGGGATAAAGTTAATAACGAAATTCGCGACACCCGGGACAAGGAGCGTGTCGATAACCGCGACAGAGATCGCATGGATAACAGGGAACGGTTCGACAACAGGGACCGAGACCGCGATCGCATGGACACTCGCGATCGCGGAGAAAACCGAGACAACCGAGGTCGCATGGATAACAGAGAACGCCAAGATGGCGAGAAGGAGAGAGCGGACAACCGCGACAGAGACCGCAACGATAATAGAGAGCGCACAGATCGCGACCGGTTTGACCGGGAGCGAGAGCGCACAGACAACAGGGACCGCGAGCGCGGTGACCGCGACCGTGGCGACCGCGACCGCGGCGATCGCGACCGAGGGGACCGGGAAAGGGATCGCGACCGGGACTTCCGCGACAGGGACTACGGACGCCAACATGATCAAAACAATCCCGCGTTTTCCAAGACTTTCCAACAAAATATTCCGCCTCGATTCCTAAAACAACAGCAGAACAGACAGCAGGACGAGCAGCACAAGGGCTGGGCTTTCTCCGGCAAGCAGGCACCGCGCCGCCAGGAGCCACCGTCCTACAACGCTCCCCGCCATGCGCCGCACAATGGCCGCCGTTCCTATTCCAG GGATTACTCGGACCGCGAAGATGAGTTCAGAAGGGACAGCAAAGAAGGATCTGGGCAACACTGGCGATCCGAAATGCAGGATTATGAGAAAGTGGGCCGTGAATTGGACAGATCTAACTCCAAGGAGTCCTATAAAGACTATGGCGATCATAAAGAAAGGAGAAGCGAATCCGATCGGAAATCTGTGGAACGATCCACGGAACAAATCAGCAAGCCTTCCGCTGCTGACAAACTATCAGAAGTTTTTGAACGAAAGAGCATTGGAATAACGGAAGCTTtttcatctgactcgtcttccAACGCGCCTACGACTGATGTACGTAATTCGCCTGCGTCCAATTCTCAGCGCGAATCATCCGAGAGAGACTTTGGTAATACTTCCTGGGCCGAAGCCTCGCAAGAAGATCACGCTAACTTTTCATCAAAATCTCCCACTgagaaaattgtacattccagtGAGAATGAACAGAAGCCTAAAGATCCTGTTCTGAAAGACGAGGAACCCAAGCGTCAGTCTCTACCACCCAGCGCAGGACCTCCCCTACAACAGACAGCAGCTCCAACAAACATGACTCCATTCGCCGCTCAAGGTCAAAACAAGAATCATGGCATTGCGGTACAAAACTTCTCTCATAATCAACCATCTCAAGCTAATTCTTTTACAAACCAACCAACCCAACCTGTCACCTCTCTAAGTCATTCTCAGTCGTTTACGGACGCCCAAGTTTCTAAAACTTCGAATTTATCTATAAGTAAAAGTCTTCTGGAACCTCTAACCAACCCGCATTTACAAAATCCTCCTACATCTGATCCAATGGCGATGAACGTGAAGCCAATATTTACGCCGCAAAAGTCGGAGAAGGAACTCTCAGAATCTGAATCAATCTGTTCCAAGTCGAGTACGGATCCTGCAGCCCCCACGGTGCCCAAGCCTAACGAGGCACACTCCGTAGAATCTCTTCACAGTGGGTCGGAGTCTCAAAAGCGCAATGTTGATGACAAAAGACACGAAAGGTTTACTGAGGCGTTTAATAAAATTCCTAATAAAGAACCTATTGAAAGGAAATCTAGTGGCTCCGGTTCAGAAAAGAAAGGAAGAGGAGGGTATGGAGGTGGAGTCGGGTGCGGCGTCTACCGAGGCTGGGGACAGCGAGAGTCACGTGGGAGACGCTCGCACCGCAGCTCGCACTCCAACAACCGAGCCAGCGAGTCAGACGGCTCCACTGACGGCGCGCCCAACGCCGAGCGGAAGGAGcggcgccgcgcaccgcgcagccCGAGGGGCATGAAGAAACCTGACAGAATCGACGATCCTAATCGCCCTCTACTTGTTGACCAGCCTCCTCCCATGGATAATATGGAAAATCGTGAGCCCTTTGCGCCTCGAGGTCAGCCTTCTCGACGGGGGCGAGGCGGCTTCCAGGGTACCACGCGGCCACCGGCGCCCGCTAAAAGGGTTACTGGCTATGGGCCGCCAAATACCAAAAGTCCGTTTAGTCAGGCAAATCGCGCCGTTAAGGATATGGACGAAGTAAAAGACAATGCGCCGCTGGACGACAAGGGGAAACCTGGCAACAAGCCTCGCACCGGCTCGTCTCTCGGCAGAGGTCGAGACCGCCGCCCGAAGGGAACCGGGCCGGGCCCGCTTAGTGGTGAAGATGAAAATTGGGAAACGACGTCTGAACATTCCGAAGGAGGAGGATCCAGCGGCCGTCGAAGGTCCGTCGGCGGTCGAATGTCGAGCCAGTCCCTCAAAGGGCAAGGGCGCAACCAGGCATCCGGAAACCGCCAAAACAACGGTGGCCGCAACTCGCAGCCCGGCAAGAAAGATGCTCTAGTAGATAATAAAACTGTTGATATTACGGAGGCTATGACTGATCTTAACATAACTGTCGTTAAAAAAGAAGATGAGGTCGCGGACGACGGTTTCCAGGAGGTGCGTAATAAGAAAAATTCAAAGGACACTAGAGGACCTACTGTAAAAGAAGAAACTCAGAACATTGCCAAACAGCCTAGATCTCACTCAAACCAGGGCGGTGGCCGAAATAGATCGACTACTAGAAATACTAACGATAAGTCTAACGCAAGAGGTTCCGCCCCCGTGTCTGGTAAGACCGGGCCGCAGTACGATCGAACGCGACAGGCTAACCTGGCACCGCGTTTTGTGAAGCAGAGACAAAAGCAGCAAATGGGCTTGGTGACCGCATTTGGACCAGACACGGGTGCGGCACCTCCGCCGCCCGCAGTTAATGCTTGGGATAAACCTATTTCGCAAACTCTGCGGGGTAATGTTGAAGAACCCTCCGAGCCGATCGAAAACAAGTCTGGTCCACCAAGTCAGCGTAGCACGCCAGGCGACGCTCCCGCCGAGAACAAGCCGGCGCCAGTGGGGCCTGCTATCGCTCCGTCCCTCGCCACTGATAATGCTGGGGCTGGGGTTCTTGACGGGACCACGCCGCCTGTGGAAACTATTATATTCGAAAATACTAACTACAAGACTGCTCCACCCGCCGAGGCTCTCAAACAGAAGTATCAACCTAGTGCAAATACTGCCAAGCCGCAAGGCGAGGAAATGCCTACGGAAGTTGACGCCCGAGCGCTCACATTCAATGGGGACGTAAGACCGCCGCCGCGTTCTATTCAAGAATTAATATCAGATAGACCCGTGACTGACGGGGAGAGCACTCTGGGCTTGCCGATGTCGTTCGACACGACTCAGAAAGCCGAGGATTCGTCCGATATGAAATTAGATTTCGCTTTCGATTCGGATCTCGGTCAATTGACTGAGGATAAGTCGGCCAAATCTGCGCTAGGCTTGCCGCGTGGGACGCACATGAGCACTTCAAACACAATTTCGCCGTTGGCTGCGGATCTCAATTTAAAAATCGCCAGCGTCAAGAAAGTATGGGAGATGTCTGCGGTGGCCGAAGGGAGTGAAGAATTGCAGTTTGCAGGTTTCGAGGAGGGCAATACGGAAACGGGTGCTCCCCCGAACGTGTGCAAGGTTAAACCGACGCAACAGCTGCAGTCGCCGCCCCCGCAGCACTACAACCACATGGGATACCAAGGGGGATACGGCGGGCTGTCGGTGCCGTCGCCGCCCGCGGTGCTGTTCAATTCGTCGCAGCAACTCCTGGGTTCGTCGCAGCAGATGCCGCAGCAGGGCGGGCTGTACGGTGCCTTCCTCGACCAGAGCCGGGGCCAGTTCGGAGGCTTCCCCGGGACGCCGTACGGTGCCGGCTCCGCGGCACCTTACAACTATCAACCTCCGCCTGACATGTTCCAGAGCCTTCCTAATCAGTACCGCATG GCGGCAGcagcgggcggcggcgcggcgttcGGCCAGTCCGGCCAGCTCGGCAACAGCCCCAGCACGGTGCTCATCTCCAGCACTTCCAACTCGCTCATGTCTGCCTCCGTCAAGCCCTCTACGCAACAGATCGGCGCCATAG GTAGCAAAGGTGGCGGCGTCGGTGGCGTCGGTGGCGTGGGCGGAGTGAATACCTACCAGCAACAATACTTAGGCTACTCCGGTCCGGTCGGCGACGCGTCGTACTCCCTGCAGGGCCTCATGCCgcggcccgcgccgcccgcgagCTCGTACTACTCGCCGTACcagccgcccgccgcgccggcgcCCACCTACCCGCTGCAGTTCACGCAGCCCGCGCAGTCGGGGGCATTCAGCTCTCAGTTCTTGTCGAACCAACTGCAAGTCGCAGCAGCCGTCCAACAGATGCAG CAACAGTTCCGCGCACCGCTCCAGCAGCAGTTCGCGCCCCCGCCCGCGGCCGCGcagccgcgcccgccgccgcagCAGCTCAAGAGCCCGCTTCACGAGCACGCCAACGGCTTCGCGCCGCTCTGCGAGCCCGCCTCGCCCACGCCGCAGGGCAAGCAACCCAAGCCCAAC GTACAAAAGCCGCCGCACTCTCCGCCGCACCACAAGTAccacgcgccgccgccgcacccgcCGCCCGCGCACACCCCGCACCAGCACCACCCGCAGCACCCGCAGCATCCGCAGCACCAGCAGCACCAGCAACACCCGCAGCACCCGCAGCACCAACAGCACCCGCAGCACCAACAGCATCAGCAACATCAGCAGCAG ATGGGCGGCGGCAACAACGGGCGGTGCGGCGGCGGCATGCCGCGTGGCGGACTGGCGGCGCCGCGCTACCCCGCGCCCATCCAGCGCCCGCACGCGCCCGCCATGCCGCTGTaccgcgcgccgcccgcgcccgcacgCCCACACCACGCGCCGCCGCGCCACAATCTCtactaccaccaccaccagcgCAGTCAGTATCCACTGCAACAACTACCATACATATGTACGCTGAAAAGTACTC ATGGCGGCGGTGTGATGGAGCGGCCCTCGGAGGGCGGCGAGCCGGCTGCAGCGCCCGAGGAGGCGGAGGCGCCGCCCGTGGAGGCGCAGCCCGCCGAGGTGAAGGCCGAGTGA